A window of Corvus moneduloides isolate bCorMon1 chromosome 34, bCorMon1.pri, whole genome shotgun sequence genomic DNA:
TGGGGTTACAGGGATCccccaggattttggggtgacCTGGTGGGGGTCACAAGGAGTCTCCCCAGATTTTGGGGGTGCACAGAGGGATCGCGTCCTGTccctggggttttggggtgcgtAGGGGGGGTACCTACCCGTTGCTGCGGGGGTGAGATGTGTAGGGTCCCCGGCAGAGCTCGCGGGGGACACAGAGGTGCCCCCCAAAAGTGTtgaggcagctctgggcccccCTGCAGTCGTGGGAGCCCTCAGCGCACTCGTCCCGATCTGGAGGGGAATggggggggctttgggggcGGCTGAGCCCCCCCACACTGACCACAAAGCCCTCGAccccccagagctcccccaaaacaccccagagctctgcccaaACCCGCCCCTGACATCACCAACAAGGAAGGGCCCTCAAATCCCACACAAAGCCCCCAAACCGCCTCACAGCCCCCCCAAATCACTCCCGGAGCCCACTCAGcctccccacagagcccccGAGTCCCCCCACCCACCACAAACGGCTCCCCCACTGCCCCAGagcccccacagctcccaaacCGCACCAGAGACACTGCCCAAAccatcccacagcccctccaAAGCCCCGAAACCGCCCCaaagcccccccagccccttcctgaGCCCCCCCATACCCCGGCACAGCCCCCTGTCCTCAGCGTAGCCAGGGGGGCAGAGGCAGCTAAAGCCCCCCGGGAGATTCTGGCAGCGGTGCTGGCACGGGACCCCCGCCTGGCACTCGTCCACGTCTGAGAGACCCCCACGAGGTGGGGGGGACAGAGACCCCGGTGAGGCCCTGCAGTGAcgacggggggggggggggggccgaGCCACCGGCGGCCCCGCGGTGACACCCGAGGGGTCTCAACAGCCCCACGCCGGCAACGCCCgtgccacccccaccccaccccaccccacccagCAGTGGGCGGCCCAAGGTGGGGGCGGGACTGCGAACCGGGGGAGGGGCTCTGTGTCTGTGGGAGGGGTCTGATAGCAGGGTGGGGCTCTGGGCGGGGAAGGGGGCGTGGTCATGGCCCTGGGGGCGGTGCTACTGCTCTATGGGCGTGGCTACTTATCTGGGGACGTGTCCATACCCAGGGTGGGCACGTCTACACCAGATGGGTGTGCTCAGGACCGGGGGGGCGTGTCCATAAGGGAGTGGGCGTGTCCTCACCTGGCTGGGCGTGTCTTACCGTGGCACTCGTGCCCGTCAGCGCCCAGTGCAAAGCcggggcggcagcggcagcggaAGGAGCCGAAGGTGttgaggcagtgctgggagcagcgggCGCCCATGGAGCACTCGTCCACGTCTGTGGGCGGGAAGGAGGGGCTTCGGGAGAGGATTTGGGAGGCCTCACCTCCCCCCAACCCTCCAGGGCCCAATGACAGTGGGGGAAATCCTCCCCCCCTACATCTgggggtgtcccgggggggtcccggtggcCTGGGGGGGCTCTGACCAAGGCAGGAGCGGCCGTCAGGGCCGAGGCTGAACCCGGGGTGGCAGCGACAGGCGAAGGCTCCAGGGGAGTTGGcgcagctgtgctggcaccagCGGAACTGGCACTCGTCCTCATCTGTGCCAGAAACAGCCAAAACCACCCCATAAACACCCCCTGGAACCCACACCCAGCCCTCCTCCTCATCTGCGCCAGAAACagccaaaaccaccccaaaactaCCCCATAAACACCCCTGAGCTCCAAACCCAccccatagagccccacagCTCCCTTTACCCCATAgccccaccccaaatccccccataTTCCCCCCGAACTCCCCCACAGTTCATCCTagcccccccaaatcctccccaaaaCTCCCGTAACCCTCCCACGCCCCCCAGGACCCTTGCACTGACCCACGCACTCGGTGCGCCAGTGTCGGTAGCCAGGGGGGCAGCGGCACTCAAAGCCCCCCGGGAGGTTGATGCAGTCCTGGCTGGGCCGGCACGGGGGGGGCCCTGCGCACTCGTCCACGTCTGGGGGAGGGCACAGGAAGGGGAGAAGCACCGGGACTCCCCCCTGACTGACCCCCAATCATGGGATCACCCCCCCTACCCCtgcagggaccccccaaaatcacaCCCAAAAACCCCCGGGGCAGCCCCACCCTCCCAGGCCACACCCCGAAACACAACCTGTGCTTTAGCCCGGCCCACAAATCAGCCCCACCCTCCTAGACCACGCCTCGCCTGTAAACCACGCCCACAAACCAGCTCCGCCCTCTTTTTGGCTccacctgctgctccttggCCACACCCGCCACCCGTTTGGCCACGCCCCTGCATCTTTCAACAGCCTCGCCCACCGATTTGCATAACCATAGCCACGCCCCTCGCCGCGGGCCCACCCACCCCTCAGGCTCCGCCCCTTCTCACCTGCGCAGGTGCCGTCGGGGGCGGGGCCGAATCCGGGCGGGCAGCGGCCGtcgggggccggggccggggggcggggccggggccgggggcggggccgggccggggccggggccggggccggggccggggctgagcAGCGCGGCCGAGCGCGGCAGGCACAGGTACCCCCCGAAATGGTTCAGGCACTTCATGGATCCCCGGCacggcggcggccccgcccccgcgcaCTCGTCCACGTCTGGAGGGGTCCGGGGGGGCAGTAAAGGGGAAcccccccaaaccagccccgTCACCCACTGACCCCCCAAAGCACCCCGAGAGAGGACCCCGTGCCCCCCTGCCGCGAAACAGCCCCAAGATCTCCCCCAAACACTCCCTGAGACCCCATCGAACTCCCTCAGGActcccccaaaacaccccccgAGACCCTAAACCGCTCCTCTCCAACACCCCCGACCACTCCTGAAGTGACCCTGGGAGCCCCCAAACACCCCTGGGGAGGGAACACCGAGAAGGGACCCCCGAGACACCCCCAGTCCCCAAAACCAGCCTGGGAACCCCCAGAAccccaccacatccctgggggGGCCGGGACCTCCGAATGCCTCCTGCGGACCccgggacaccccaaaacccgAGAACCCCGCCCCCCTCAAATTTGGGACCCTCAACCCCCCCAGACTGGGGACCCAActtcccccgcccccccccaaGTTGGGGGCCCCAACCCTCAGATCCCCTCCCCCACCTTTGCAGTGCTCGGTTTCGGGGTCCCACTCGTACCCATCGCTGCACTCCTGGGGGGGGCGAGAGAGGGGGTCACCCACCCCCCATGACCCCCCCCAAGTGACCCCACacccctccccccgcccctaccctccccatcccagcccctcccccatCACGACTCCAGAAGTTTGGGAATGGGGGAGGGGCCAAGGtatttttttgggaggggggacTCGGGCGtttggggcgggggggaagATTTCGGGAGGGGAACCAGaacccccccgcccctcccccccaaatCGCCCCTTCCCCACCGCATAATCCTCGGGCTCCTCCAGGTCcggggggggccgcgggggccACGGTGGcgctgaggaagaggaggaggagcagcgAGGGGGGGCCCATGGCGCTGAGGGGGTCAGGGGGCGTCACCCCAAACTCTGTGACCCGCCGGAG
This region includes:
- the LOC116437315 gene encoding LOW QUALITY PROTEIN: EGF-containing fibulin-like extracellular matrix protein 2 (The sequence of the model RefSeq protein was modified relative to this genomic sequence to represent the inferred CDS: deleted 2 bases in 2 codons), with translation MGPPSLLLLLFLSATVAPAAPPDLEEPEDYAECSDGYEWDPETEHCKDVDECAGAGPPPCRGSMKCLNHFGGYLCLPRSAALLSPGPGPGPGPGPAPPPPRPRPPAPAPDGRCPPGFGPAPDGTCADVDECAGPPPCRPSQDCINLPGGFECRCPPGYRHWRTECVDEDECQFRWCQHSCANSPGAFACRCHPGFSLGPDGRSCLDVDECSMGARCSQHCLNTFGSFRCRCRPGFALGADGHECHDVDECQAGVPCQHRCQNLPGGFSCLCPPGYAEDRGLCRDRDECAEGSHDCRGAQSCLNTFGGHLCVPRELCRGPYTSHPRSNGTCVCPEGVPGCAPRPRWLLHRFLAIPQIPDVPTGIFQLQHPPGDPQRLRLRGGPPGTFRLRALTNHSSLLELTRPLAGPRQLLLELELLPRGPRPPPAETTPTSAWDPPPPRGRGLALLRLHLAVGAHPF